GCGGCATGCCGCCCGGTCCGCCGAAGCCATCGCCCAGGGTGACCTGACCCTCGCCATCGACCCGGTGGGGCCCACCGAGACGCGGGTGCTGCTCACCGCGGTGCGCGACATGCGTGACCGCCTGGCCACGATCGTCCACGGCGTGCGCCAGAACGCCGAGTGCGTGGCCATGGCCTCCGGCGAGATCGCCGACGGCAACAACGACCTCAGCGCACGCACCGAGGAACAGGCGAGCGCCCTGGAGGAGACCTCCTCGTCGATGGAACAGCTGTCGGGCACGGTACGGCAGAACGCCGACAACGCGGCCCAGGCGAACCAGCTCGCGATGCACGCCTCCGACGTGGCCGCGCAGGGCGGCGAAGTCGTGTCCCGCGTGGTCGAGACGATGAAGGGCATCAACGACAGCTCGAAGAAGATCGTCGACATCATCGGCGTGATCGACGGCATCGCGTTCCAGACCAACATCCTCGCGCTGAACGCCGCGGTGGAAGCCGCCCGGGCCGGGGAACAGGGCCGCGGTTTCGCGGTCGTGGCTGGCGAGGTGCGTTCGCTCGCGCAACGCAGCGCCGAAGCGGCCAAGGAGATCAAGACGCTGATCTCGACGAGCGTGGAGCGCGTCGAACAGGGCACGAACCTCGTGGACCAGGCCGGCGGCACGATGGAGGAGGTGGTCACGGCCATCCGCCGCGTGACCGACATCGTGGGCGAGATCAGCTCGGCCAGCAGCGAACAGAGCCTGGGCGTGTCCCAGGTGGGCGAGGCCATGGCCCAGATGGACCAGGCCACGCAGCAGAACGCCGCGCTCGTCGAGGAGTCGGCGGCCGCCGCCGAAAGCCTCAAGGCCCAGGCCCAGCAGCTGGTGGCCGCGGTGGCGGTGTTCCGTCTCGCGTCCGGCGGCACCCCGGCCCCGGTGGCGGCGCCCGCCCCCGCACCGCGCGCACCCGCGCCGGTGATCCAGCGCACGATGGGCGGCGCCCCGCTGGCGCCGGCACCTCAGCCGGCCAAGGTGGTGCGTTCGACGGTCAAGGCACCGGCAGCGCCCGCCCCGGCACCGACGCCCGCCCCCGCCCTCGCGACCACCGCGGCAGGCGACGACTGGGAAACCTTCTGATCCCCACGGCGGACCGGCCCGCGGCTGAACCTCAGCCCTTCTCCTGGTCCTGCAGCAGGCGCCACATGACCTTGCCCGAGCCCGACTTGGGCAGCGAGTCGACGAACTGCACGATCTTCGGCACCTTGTAGGCGGCCATGTGGTCCTTGGCCCAGTTCGTGATGTCGTCGGGCGCGGTCTTGCCCTTGGCGTCGGCGCGCAGCACGACGACCGCCTTCACGGTCTCGCCGCGGTAGCTGTCCTGGGCCGAGATGATGCAGGCCTCCTGCACCGCGGGGTGCTTGTAGAGCAGCATCTCCACCTCGGCCGGCCACACCTTGAAGCCGCTCGCGTTGATCATGCGCTTGAGGCGGTCGGTGATGAAGAAGTAGCCTTCCTCGTCCATGCGGCCCAGGTCGCCGGTGCGGAAGAACTTCTTGCCCTCGAACTCGACGAACGCGGCCGCCGTGGCCTCGGGCTGGTTCCAGTAGCCCTTGAAGACCTGCAGGCCGTGGCTGATGATCTCGCCCACCTCGCCCACCGGCATCTCCTTGAGCGTGACCGGGTCCACCACGCGCGAATCGACGCCGAAGGTGGGAATGCCCAGGCACTGCTGCTTCGCCCGCTCGGGCGGGTTCGCGTGCGTGGCGGCGCAGGTCTCGGTGAGGCCGTAGCCTTCGGCGAACACCAGGTCGAACTCCTTCAGCAGGCGCTCGGCCACGGCCTGCGGCATGGCCGCGCCGCCGCCGTTGAGCGCCTTCAGGCTGCTCAGGTCGAAGCTCTTGTAGTTCGGGCTGCCGAACAGGTCGATGATCATCGTGGGGATGCACGTGAAGTGCGTGACCCGGTACCGGGAGATCATGCGGCCGGCGAGTTCACGGTCCCAGCGCGGCAGGATCACGACCGTGCTGGCGGCGAACACCGCCGCGCACACGGTGCCGGTCATGCCGGTGATGTGGAACATGGGCACCACGCCCAGGCTCACCGCCTCGGGGCCGCCGTGGGCCCACTGGATGCCCACGGTGTTCGACATCACCGTGGCGTGCGTGTGCATGCAGCCCTTCGGGTTGCCCGTGGTGCCCGAGGTGTAGGGCAGCACGGCGAGGTCGTCCGGACCGGCCGTGTGCGGGCCGGGGACGCGCTTCGCGGCGAGCACGTCGGTCCAGCGCACGTACTGCGTGGCCGGGGTGGATTCGGGCATCGGCGGGTCGAGGCGCAGCCACGCCTCGACCGGCGCGGGCGGCGCGAGTTCGGGATCGATGGGGCCCTCGGGCATCGCATCGGTGAACCGGCTCACCAGCACGTGTGTCAGGCGCTGGCCCTCGGGCACCGCGGCGTTGGCCGCGGCGACCACCGCCGCGCCGTCGGCCGTGCAGATCGCCACGCGGGCCGCCGGGTCGGTGATGTAGTGGCCGAACTCGTCGGCCTTGTTCATCGGGTTGACCGGCACCACCACCGCGTCGGCACGCAGGATGCCGTAGTACGCGGCGACGAACTGCGGGCAGTTCTGCATGTAGAGCGCCACGCGGTCGCCCTTCTTGACGCCGACTTCCTGCAGCCACCCGGCGATCGACTCCGCCTGCTGCTGCAGTTCGGCGTACGAGAGGGGCTTTCCGAAGAACACGTATGCGGCTTTCTGCGGGTAGCGGCGTGCCGAGACCTCGAGGTTGAACCAGAGGGACGTGGACGGCACGACGAGTTCGCGCGGCAGGCGCTTGGGCCAGACGGCTTCGTGCGGACGGGGGGCTTTCACATCGGCGGACACGGGCATCTCCAGAGCGTTTTTGTGGGTCCCTGAGATATATCCGAATGCAGCGATTTCGCGTGTCACGGTCACGACCCGAAGCCCTGGTAAAAACCCGGAGAAAGCACCCTCAAGCGCCTTTGCGAGGCAGGGCCTAGAACATCTGGTTTCCCGAGCCTTCGGGTTCTGTGGCACAACTCCGGACCCACCCTTCCGTTCCACGAGCACGCAGCCCATGAAACCCACCGTCTCCCGCTTTCGCCTGATCGCCCTCAGCGCCTGCATCGGCGCCCTCATGGTCGCCTGCGGTGGCGACGATGCCGCACCGCCCGACACCACCGGGGGTGGCGGTGGCGGCGGTGGCGGTGGCGGTGGTGGCGGCAGCACCGGGGGCAGCGGGGGTGGCGCCGACAACGTGAAGCCGGTCGCCCAGCTGACCTCGCCCGCCAACCTGGCGGACGCGCTCACCGGCACCCTGAACCTGCAGGCCACGGCCACCGACAACGTGGGCGTCGCCTCGGTGGAGTTCCAGATCGACGGCGTGGCCATCGGCACCGCCGACACCACGGCCCCGTACGCCGCCACGGTCAACGTGGCCGACCACCCGGCCGGCCAGCACATCCTCCGGGCCCGCGCACGGGACGCGGCGGGCAACCTCTCCGACTGGTCGACGTCCACCGTGCGCTTCGGCGGCTCCGCTACCGTGCCGAAGGGCTTCTCGCAGAACAACGCCTGGATCACCGGGCTCCACAGCGCCACGTCGATGGCGCAGGCACCCGACGGCCGGCTCTTCATCGCGCAGAAGGGCGGCACCATCCGGATCGTGAAGAACGGCGCGCTGCTGCCCCAGCCCCTCGTGGACAACAGCGTCAACACCGACTCGGCCGGCGAACGCGGCTTCATCGGCATCGCCATCCACCCGGACTTCGCCACCAACGGCTACGTGTACGTGCACTACACGAACACGGCCGGCGGCTCGCACGGGCGCATCAGCCGGTACGTGGTGAGCGGCGACGTGTCCGACGGCGTCGAAACCGTGCTCGTCGACCTGCCGGTGCTGAGCAGTGCCACCAACCACAACGGCGGCGCCATCCACTTCGGCCTCGACGGCAAGCTCTACGTGGGCGTGGGGGACAACGCGGACCGCACGCGGTCGCCGCTGCTCACCAGCGTGTTCGGCAAGGTCCTGCGCTTCAACGACGACGGTTCGATCCCCACCGACAACCCCCACTACGCCACCCAGACGGGCCAGGCCCGGGCCATCTGGGCGCGCGGCCTGCGCAACCCGTTCACCTTCGCGGTCCAGCCCGTCACCGGCACGCTCTACATCAACGACGTGGGCGAAGGCACCTGGGAGGAGATCGACGTCGGCGCGGCGGGCGCCAACTACGGCTGGCCGTCGAGCGAAGGCCCCACCACGGATGCCGGCATCACCGCCCCGCTGTTCGCCTACAACCACGCCGCGGCCACCCCGCCGGGTTCCGGCCCGGGCGGCTTCCTCACCGGCTTCTCGATCGCCGGCGGCGCCTTCTACCCGGCCAGCGGCCCGTTCGCGGCCAACTACCGCGGCAACTACTTCTTCGCCGACTACGTGAGCCGCTGGGTGGGCCGCCTCGACCCCGCCAACGGCAACGCGGCCAGCACCTTCGCCACGCTGGCGGCGAACCCGGTGGACCTGCTCGTCGGGAACGACGGTGCGCTGTACGTGCTCGGCCTCTCGGGCATCACGCGCATCGCCGTCAACTGATCCACCCGGGCCGACTTATTGCTTTGCAGGACCATGGCCGCCGTCATCGCCCCCGCCCCCACCCCGCCGCGCACCCGCGCCGGGGTGCCGGCCATCCTCGACATCGAGGCGTCGGGGTTCGGGCGGGCCAGCTACCCCATCGAGATCGGGTACATCCTCGCGGACGGCAGCACCTTCTGCACGCTGGTGCGTCCGGCCCCGGGCTGGACGCACTGGGACCCGTCGGCCGAGGCGGTGCACCACATCTCCCGCGCGGCCCTCGAACGCCACGGCCGGCCGGTGAACGAGGTGGCGCGGCTGCTGAACGACCGGCTGCGTGGCCAGACGCTCTACACCGACGCCTGGGGCCACGATTACGCGTGGCTCTCGTCGCTGTTCGAGGAAGCGGGCCTGGTGCCGCTGTTCCGTCTCGACAGCCTGCGCAAGCTGCTGACCGACGACGAGGCCGCCCGCTGGAAGCGGGCGAAGGACCAGATCACCGGCGAGTTCTCGGTGGCACGCCACCGCGCGAGCGTGGACGCGTGGCTGCTGCAGCAGACCTGGCTGCGGCTGCAGCACCGGCCGGGTGGCGAATGCCTCTTCTGCGACCTGCCCGAGTAGGTCACTGACGCCGGGTCGCCCCGGACGTCCAGCCCGCCGGCTCGTACACATCGACCATCGGCAGCCGGTTTTCCGTGTAGTGCACCTCGGTGAGCACCGGTGCACCGAGCGTCGGCAGCACCTGCCGGAACAGCGCGCGGGCCGAGGCCAGGTCGTTCACGTCGACGTCGATGCGGTGGAAGGCCACGCGGCGTGCACCGTCGGGGCCGGAGTCCCCGAGCGACTCGCCCGAGCTGATCACCTCGCCCAGCCGGAGGTCGGCCAGCGCCTGTGCCACGCCATCTTCCAGCGTCCGGTCGCGGACCTCGGCATGGCGGGCGGCGGGCACCTTGATGTAGACGAACGGCATGAAGGGCGACTGTACGCCCGTTGCCGTCCGCGTGCCGGTCAGCCGCTCACCACTCCGAGTCGCGGCGCAGCTGCACGCACTGGGGATGGTCCACCAGGGCACCCTGGGTGCAGACGCGCTGCATGCAGCTCGACATCGACCCCGTGGCGCGGGCGTTGCACACGTCGCGCGGCGTCTGGGCCGCGGCCGCCGGGGCGGCGGGGGTGGCGGCCGGCGTGCGGGGGCGCGCGGGCTGCGGATTGGCGCGGGGCGCCGGCGTGGGCGCCACCGCGGTCACGGGCGGGGGCGTCACCGGGGTTGTCGCGGGCGGCGGGGCCACGGCCGGGGCGACCGCGCTGGCGGACCAGTTCGGCACGGCGACGACGGGCGGCGGGGCAACCGCCGCTGGCGCGGGGTCGACCGCCGGCGTGGCGGGCGTCGCCGGCACGGTGGCCGGGGCCACGATCACCGGCACCGCGGCCGACGCGGCCACGGCGGGCGGCGTGACGGGTGCGGCCGGCTTGCCCAGCCGGTCCTTGAGCAGCAGGTAGCCCAGGGCCACCACGACGAGCAGCACGGCGCCCAGCACGCCCAGCATCAGCCCGGTACGCGAGCCCGACCCGGTGGCCTCGGCGGGTGCATCGGCCCCGTCGAACATCGGTGGCAGCGCGCGCGACGTGCGCGGCGGCGGTGCGGGAGCCACGGGCGGGGCCGACACCGCGGGCGGTGCCGGCGGCGGCGGCGGCGGTGGCGGCACGGGCACGGCAGCCGCCGGCGGACGCACGGGTGCCGTCCCGGTGGCGCCGCGGGGCGGTGCGGCGATGGTGGCATCGGCCGGCGTCGCGGCCGGCTTCGTGACCACCGTCAGTTCGAGGTCCACCGGGGCCGCATCGTCGGTCTGCTGGGTGCGGTCCCAGCCCGCGGCCGGCGGGGACACCGGAACGGCGGGGGCGGCCGGCACGGGGGCGGGCTGCTCGGGCGGGTCCACGCGCCCTTCGAGCGCATCGCGGAACTGCTGGACGTTCTGGGGCCGTGTGTGCGGGCTCACGGTCAGCGCCCAGTCGATGGCCTTGAGCACCTTGAGCGGCATGCTGCCCGTGACTTCGCGGGGCAGCGTGGTGAGCGGCACGTGGTCGTCGTGCACCGCCCGCGACGCCGACGGCTTCGGCGGGCGCCCGGTCACGACGAAGTGCAGCACCGCGCCGAGCGCGTACAGGTCGGTCCACGGGCCCTGGCGCAGGTGGCCCACGTCGGCGTACTGCTCGATGGGCGCGTAGCTCGGCTTGAGCACGGCCGTCAGCGACTGCGTGCGGTCCCCGATCACGGCGCGCGCGGCGCCGAAGTCGAGCAGCACCGGCGGGCCGTCGGGCAGCAGCAGGATGTTGTCGGGAGCGATGTCCCGGTGGTACACGCTCTCCTTGTGCAGCACCTCCATCGCCCCGAGCAAGGGGTCGACGAGGCCGCGCAGCCAGCTTTCATCGGGCGTGTGCAGCATCGCACGGCGCTCGTCCTTGAGCGTGCGGCCCGGGTAGAACGGCATCGCCATGTACGCCGTGCCGTTCGCCTCCCAGAACCGGTACACCTTGACGAGCGACGGGTGGTTGAAGCGGGCGAGCAGCTTGGCCTCGTTCACGAACGAACGCAGGCCGATGTTGAACGTGTCCTGGTGCATGCTGGAGCGCAGCGACACCTCGGTGCCGCGCCCGCGGGCCGCCATCATCGACGGCATGTACTCCTTGACGGCCACGAGGCGGTCGAGGGCGTGGTCCATCGCGAGGTACACGATGCCGAAACCGCCCACACCCAGCACCTTCAGGATCTCGAACTCGCCCAGGCGCGTGCCGACGGGCAGCGCGTCGTGCTCGTCCTGCAGGGGCGCGCTGCCGGTGCTGGTGGTGGGGGGGAGACTGCTGGTCATGTGGCGCGCGGGGCGGGTCCGGACATGGGGCGAGAGCTTATCGCAGCGCACCCGCCTCCCGGCCCCCTCTTTCCGGTGTCTAGAATCGCGATTTCCTCACGAAACCGCCCACTGTCATGAGCAACATCACCCAGAGCCTGGCCGGCAAGGTCAGCACCAAGGCCAACGTCTACTTCGACGGCAAGTGCGTCTCGCACAGCATCGAACTCGCCGACGGCACCAAGAAGAGCGTGGGCGTGATCCTGCCCGCCACGCTGAACTTCGGCACCGGCGCCCCGGAAATCATGGAACTGATCGACGGCAGCTGCCGCGTGAAGCTCAAGGGTGAGAGCGAGTGGAAGACGTACTCGGGTGGCCAGTCGTTCTCGGTGCCCGGGAACTCGTCGTTCGACATCGAAGTGACGACCGCCCTGCACTACATCTGCCATTTTGGTTGAGCCCCCCAGTCGCTTCGCTCCTGCCCCCGAGGGGCGCCACGGGTCGCCCGGGAAACCCGGGCTCGCGTGTGGCTTGATGGCGGGCGACGCTTCGCTGGCCCTCAGCGCGCGGGGGCCCAGGCCTGGAGGTGGGGCAGCATCCAGCGGTACGGCAGCAGCAGCACCGCCGCCATCAGCCACTTGATGCCCAGGTCCCCGGCCGCGAGCTGCATCCAGTCCATCCCGGTCCCCGCGAACGCGATCGAGAAGAACACCGCGGTGTCGACGACCGACGCCACCGCCGAGCCGATCAGCGGGGCCTTCCACCAGCTGCTCTGGCGCCAGCGGTTGAACACGGCCACGTCCATCAGCTGGGCGATCAGGAACGCCGCGCCCGAGGCCACGCCGATGCGCCACGGCGCAAGCGCCAGCGACACGGCCACCGCCACCGGGAAACCGATCCACACCACCCGCCGCGCGCCCTGGGCGCCCACGGCCCGGTTCGTCAGGTCGGTGACGAGGAAGGCCACGGGGTACGTGAACGCCCCCCAGGTCAGCCAGTCGTTGATGGGGAACTGCACCAGCCAGTTCGAGGAGACGATCACGGCGACCATGGCCGCGATGGGGCGCCACAGGCGCACGAAGGTGTCGCCCATCGTCAGACCACCACCGGTTCGGGTTCGAGGCGGATGCCGAAGCGGCCGTACACGCTCTCCTGGATGGCCTTGGCCAGCAGCATCACCTCGGAGCCGATGGCACCGCCGCGGTTGACGAGCACGAGCGCCTGCTTCTCGTAGACGCCGGCCTTGCCCACCGACTTGCCCTTCCAGCCGCAGGCATCGATCATCCAGCCCGCCGCGAGCTTCATGGTGCCGTCGGGCATCGGGTAGTGCACGATCTCGGGGTCGCGGCCGATGATGTCGCGGCACTGCTCGGGCGTGACCACCGGATTCTTGAAGAAGCTGCCGGCGTTGCCCACCACCGCCGGGTCGGGCAGCTTGGCGCGGCGGATGGCGCAGATCCAGTCGAACACCTGACGCGGCTCGGGCCGTGTCACGCCGTGTTCGGCCATCTTCCGTTCGAGCTCCAGGTAGCCCAGCACCGGCTGCCAGGGTTTCGGCAGGCGGAACCTCACGCGGGTGATGACGACCCGTCCGGCCAGCGAATGCTTGAAGACGCTGTCGCGGTAGCCGAAGGCGCAGAACTCCCCGTTCAGCGTGACGCTGCGCCCGGTGAGCAGGTCCACGCCGTCGAGCGACTCGAAGCGGTCCTTCACCTCGATGCCGTACGCCCCGATGTTCTGCACCGGCGACGCCCCGACGGTGCCCGGGATCAGCGCGAGGTTCTCGAGGCCCGGCAGTCCCTGGTCGAGCGTCCACGCGACGAAGTCGTGCCACGTCTCGCCGGCGCCGGCCTCGACGATCCAGGCGTCGGCGCGCTCCTCGACCACGCGGAGGCCGCGCACCTCCACCTTGAGCACCACCTGGGGCATGTCGCGGGTCAGCACGATGTTGCTGCCCCCGCCGAGGATGAACTTCGGCGTGGTGCCCAGGTCCGGGTGGTCGACGACCTGGCGCACCCCGGCATCGTCCGTGATGCGGACGAGTGTCTGGGCCACCGCCGGCAGGCCGAAGGTGTTGTAGGGTTTCAGGCTCACGCCGGACTCGATTTGCATGGCAGAATTTTCGCTGATTAAGCGAACCCGAGAAAATTCCATGCCCAGCTTCGATGCCGTCCTCGATCCCAACCTCGTGGAAGTGCGCAACGCCGTCGACAACACCGCCAAGGAAATCGGCACGCGTTTCGACTTCAAGGGCTCGTCCGCCAAGGTCGAACTCAAGGAGAAGGAACTCACCGTCTTCGCCGACAGCGACTTCCAGATCGGCCAGGTCCTCGACATCCTGATCGCCAAGCTCACGAAGCGCAACGTCGACATCCGCTTCATGGACCGCACCGCCAAGATCGAGAAGATCGGCGGCGACAAGGTCAAGCAGGTGATCACCGTCAAGAGCGGCATCGACGCCGACACCGCGAAGAAGATCCAGACCGCCATCAAGGGCAGCAAGCTCAAGGTGCAGGCCTCGATCCAGGGCGACACCGTCCGCGTGACGGGCGCCAAGCGCGACGACCTGCAGGCCGCGATGGCGCTGATCCGCGCCGACGTGCCCGACGCACCGGTATCGTTCAACAACTTCCGTGACTGACGCCGTGCGCCGCCTGGCCGCGGGCCTCGCCCTCGCGGGCTGCGCCGGCCTCGCGGCCGCCCAGCAGGTCTCGATGAGCGGCAGCCTCGGCGCCAGCAAGGCGCTGCTGATCATCGACGGCCAGCCGCGCACGGTCGCGGTGGGCAGCACGGTGGGCGGCGTGCGCCTGATCAGCACCGGCCCCGACCAGTCCGTGGTCGACGTGGGCGGCCGCCGCCTGACGCTGATGATCGGCGCCGCCCACGTGGGCAACAGCCCGGACACACCCGGCGACGGCACCCGCATCGTGCTCTCGGCCAGCACCGGCGGGCACTTCTTGGCCACGGGGTCCATCAACGGCTCGAGCACGCAGTTCATGGTCGACACCGGCGCCACGTCGGTCGCGATGAGCCAGGCCGAGGCCGACCGCCTCGGCGTGAAGTACCAGCAGGGACGCCAGGGCAAGGCCCACACGGCCGGCGGCGAGGTGACGCTGCACCGGGTGCGCCTGGCCGCCATCCGCATCGGCGACGTGACCGTGCGCGACGTGGACGCGGTGGTGCTGCCCACGCCGATGCCCTACATCCTGCTCGGCAACACCTTCCTGTCGCGGTTCCAGATGACCCGCCAGAACGACATCATGACCCTCGACCGGCGCTTCTGACCGGTCTTCCTCGGGACGCCGGATTTCATTCCTTAGAATGGACCGGAGATGCCCCTTGCCTACCTCGTCCTCCTCCCCTTCCTCGGCAGTGTCATCGCGGCACTGCTGCCTGCCAACGCACGCAACCGCGAGTCGACGCTCGCCGGCCTGATCGCGCTCGCCGGCGCGGTGCAGGTGGCGATGCTGTTCCCGCGCGTCGCGGCGGGCGAGGTGATCCGCGAGCAGATCGCGTGGCTGCCCTCGCTGGGCATCGACATCGTCTTCCGCATGGACGGCTTCGCGTGGATGTTCTCCATGCTCGTGCTGGGCGTGGGCGCGCTGGTCGTGATGTACGCGCGGTACTACATGTCCCCCGCCGACCCGGTGCCGCGCTTCTTCGCGTTTTTCCTCGCGTTCATGGGCGCGATGACCGGCGTCGTGCTGTCGGGCAACCTCGTGCAGCTCGTGCTGTTCTGGGAACTGACGAGCCTCTTCTCGTTCCTGCTGATCGGCTACTGGCACCACCGCACCGACGCCCGCCGCGGCGCCCGCATGGCGCTCGTGGTCACCGGCACCGGCGGCCTGTGCCTGCTGGTCGGGGTGCTGCTGATCGGGCGCATCGTCGGCAGCTTCGACCTCGACGTGGTGCTGAAGTCCGGGGACCTGGTGCGCGCCCATGCGTTGTACCCCGTCGCGCTCGTGCTCGTGCTGCTGGGCGCGCTCACCAAGAGCGCGCAGTTCCCGTTCCACTTCTGGCTGCCACACGCCATGGCCGCGCCCACGCCCGTGTCGGCGTACCTGCACTCGGCCACGATGGTGAAGGCCGGTGTCTTCCTGCTCGCGCGGCTGTGGCCCGTGCTCTCGGGCACCGACCTCTGGTTCTGGACCGTGGGGGGCGCCGGCGCGTGCACGCTGCTGCTCGGCGCGTACGCGGCCATGTTCCAGAACGACATGAAGGGGCTGCTCGCCTACTCCACCATCAGCCACCTCGGGCTGATCACGCTGCTGCTGGGCCTCAACAGCGACCTGGCCGCCGTGGCCGCGGTCTTCCACATCATGAACCACGCCACCTTCAAGGCGTCGCTGTTCATGGCCACCGGCATCGTGGACCACGAGACCGGCACCCGCGACATCCGCCGCCTGAACGGCCTCTTCAAGGCCCTGCCCATCACCGGCACGCTCGCGATGGTGGCCGCGGCCGCGATGGCGGGCGTGCCGCTGCTCAACGGGTTCCTGTCGAAGGAGATGTTCTTCGCCGAGACGGTGTTCGTGTCGTCGGCCCCGTGGGTCGAGATCGCGCTGCCGCTGGCGGCCACGCTCGCGGGCATCTTCAGCGTGGCCTACTCGCTGCGCTTCACGGTGGACGTCTTCTTCGGCCCGCTGGCCGAGGACCTGCCGCGCACGCCCCATGAGCCGTCGCGCTGGATGCGCGTGCCGGTCGAGCTGCTCGTGCTGGGCTGCCTCGTGGTGGGCATCGCCCCGGCCTGGTCCGTGGCGGGCTTCCTGGCGACGGCGGCCGCCCCGGTGGTCGGCGACCACCTGCCCGCCTACAGCCTCGCGATCTGGCACGGCTGGAACGCGCCCATGTTCATGAGCATCGTCGCGCTCGCGGGCGGCACGGTGTTCTACCTGCTGCTGCGCAAGCAGCTCAAGCGCGGCCGCTTCCCCGCGCCCCCCGTGGTCTCGCTGCTGAGCGGCAAGCGGTTCTTCGAACGCACCCTGGTGTTCCTCAGCTGGTTCGGCCGCCGCGGCCTGCGCGCCTTCGGCACCGCGCGGCTGCAGTCGCAGATGTTCCGCATGGTGCTCGTCGCGGTCGTCTTCGCCATCGCCTCGCTGTGGGGCCAGCAGCTCGTGTGGGGCGACCGGCCGCGCATCCCGATGTCGCCAGTGTTCGCGGGCATCTGGGTCATCGGCATCGTCTGCGCCATCGGCGCGGCCTGGCAGGCGAAGTACCACCGGCTCGCCGCGCTCACGATGATGGCCGGCGCGGGCCTGTCCACCTGCATCACGTTCGTGTGGTTCTCGGCGCCCGACCTCGCACTCACCCAGCTCACCGTCGAGGTGGTGACCACCGTGCTGATCCTGCTCGGGCTGCGCTGGCTGCCCAAGCGCATCGAGGTGAACGCCCGCGAGCTGCGCACCGACCTGCGCGCCCGCGCCCGCCGCACGCGCGACTTCGCGCTGTCCGCCGTGGTGGGCGTCGGCATGGCCGGCCTGTCGTACGCGTTGCTCACGCGCGCGGCACCGCAGAGCATCTCGCCGTTCTTCTTGTCGCGTGCGCTGCCGGAAGGCGGCGGCACCAACGTCGTCAACGTGATGCTGGTCGACTTCCGCGGCTTCGACACCATGGGCGAGATCACCGTGCTGTCGGCCGTCGCGCTCACGGTCTACGCGCTGCTGCGCCGGTTCCGCCCGCCGGGTGAAAGCATCGAGCAGCCCGCGCAGCAGCGCGCGGTGCCGCGCGACCTGGTCACCGACCTCGTGAACGCCCGCACCTCCAGCGACACCGCCCAGGGCTACCTGCTCGTGCCGGCCGTGCTGGTGCGGCTGCTGCTGCCGCTGTCGTGGGTGATCGCGATGTACCTCTTCATGCGCGGCCACAACGAACCGGGCGGTGGCTTCGTCGCGGGCCTCGTGGTGGCCATCGCGTTCATCGTGCAGTACATCGTGGCCGGCACCACGTGGGTGGAGGAGCACATGCGGCTGCGTCCACCGCGCTGGATCGCCGTCGGCCTGCTGTTCGCCCTCGGCACCGGCCTCGGCTCGTGGTGGTTCGGCTACCCGTTCCTGACCACGCACACCGCCCACCTGCACCTGCCGCTCGTCGGCGAGATCCACGTCGCGAGCGCGATGTTCTTCGACATCGGCGTGTTCGCCGCCGTCGTGGGGTCCACGCTGCTGATCCTCACCGCCATTTCCCACCAATCGGTCCGCAGCCACCGCAAGGACCGTCCCGCCCCAGGAGCCGCCTGATGGAAGAAATCATCGCCATCGCGATCGGCGTCCTCGCCGCCTCGGGCGTGTGGCTGCTGCTGCGCCCCCGCACCTTCCAGGTCATCATGGGCCTGTCGCTGCTGTCGTATGCCGTGAACCTCTTCATCTTCAGCATGGGCAGCCTGTCCATCGGCAACGAACCCATCATCCGCCCTGGCCTGCCCGCGGACCTCGAGCACTACACCGACCCGATGCCCCAGGCCCTCGTGCTGACGGCCATCGTCATCGGCTTCGCGATGACCGCGCTGTTCCTCGTCGTGCTGCTCGCGTCGCGCGGCTTCACCGGCACCGACCACGTCGAC
This genomic stretch from Piscinibacter gummiphilus harbors:
- a CDS encoding monovalent cation/H+ antiporter subunit A; its protein translation is MPLAYLVLLPFLGSVIAALLPANARNRESTLAGLIALAGAVQVAMLFPRVAAGEVIREQIAWLPSLGIDIVFRMDGFAWMFSMLVLGVGALVVMYARYYMSPADPVPRFFAFFLAFMGAMTGVVLSGNLVQLVLFWELTSLFSFLLIGYWHHRTDARRGARMALVVTGTGGLCLLVGVLLIGRIVGSFDLDVVLKSGDLVRAHALYPVALVLVLLGALTKSAQFPFHFWLPHAMAAPTPVSAYLHSATMVKAGVFLLARLWPVLSGTDLWFWTVGGAGACTLLLGAYAAMFQNDMKGLLAYSTISHLGLITLLLGLNSDLAAVAAVFHIMNHATFKASLFMATGIVDHETGTRDIRRLNGLFKALPITGTLAMVAAAAMAGVPLLNGFLSKEMFFAETVFVSSAPWVEIALPLAATLAGIFSVAYSLRFTVDVFFGPLAEDLPRTPHEPSRWMRVPVELLVLGCLVVGIAPAWSVAGFLATAAAPVVGDHLPAYSLAIWHGWNAPMFMSIVALAGGTVFYLLLRKQLKRGRFPAPPVVSLLSGKRFFERTLVFLSWFGRRGLRAFGTARLQSQMFRMVLVAVVFAIASLWGQQLVWGDRPRIPMSPVFAGIWVIGIVCAIGAAWQAKYHRLAALTMMAGAGLSTCITFVWFSAPDLALTQLTVEVVTTVLILLGLRWLPKRIEVNARELRTDLRARARRTRDFALSAVVGVGMAGLSYALLTRAAPQSISPFFLSRALPEGGGTNVVNVMLVDFRGFDTMGEITVLSAVALTVYALLRRFRPPGESIEQPAQQRAVPRDLVTDLVNARTSSDTAQGYLLVPAVLVRLLLPLSWVIAMYLFMRGHNEPGGGFVAGLVVAIAFIVQYIVAGTTWVEEHMRLRPPRWIAVGLLFALGTGLGSWWFGYPFLTTHTAHLHLPLVGEIHVASAMFFDIGVFAAVVGSTLLILTAISHQSVRSHRKDRPAPGAA
- a CDS encoding Na+/H+ antiporter subunit C, producing MEEIIAIAIGVLAASGVWLLLRPRTFQVIMGLSLLSYAVNLFIFSMGSLSIGNEPIIRPGLPADLEHYTDPMPQALVLTAIVIGFAMTALFLVVLLASRGFTGTDHVDGDGGHG